A window of Marinobacter salarius contains these coding sequences:
- a CDS encoding PTS fructose-like transporter subunit IIB: MKLIIVTACPQGVATSFLAARALERAAQQKGWEARTDIRSPQQPLSSLPEDVIESSDLVVAATGTPTDLNAYASKRLYQVPVTAALPDPASILDQAEKQAEPYQPTEASQPEPATSGSAGKRIVAVTACPTGVAHTFMAAEALTAAATAAGHQIRVETQGSVGAQDPLTAEEIEAADLVILACDIEVDPSRFAGKRLWRTSTGSALKKPGPTIDEAMTNASVEEGQKKATSGGGGEKRGPYKHLLTGVSFMLPMVVAGGLLIALSFVFGIDAFEEEGTLAAALMQIGGGTAFQLMIPLLAGYIAWSIADRPGLAPGMIGGYLASTLGAGFLGGIIAGFLAGYVARFISQKLPMPESVESLKPILIIPLLASLVTGLGMIYVVGEPAAALMDGLTSFLEGMGTTNAILLGGILGAMMCFDLGGPVNKAAYTFGVGLLSEGSGGSAPMAAIMAAGMVPAIGMGVASFIARAKFAEAERQAGRASFVLGLCFISEGAIPFMAKDPLRVIPVCMVGGAITGALSMLFTVKLMAPHGGLFVLAIPNAVSTVLPYVAAIAIGSLVIGFGYAMIKTGKAEVATASS, from the coding sequence ATGAAACTGATCATTGTAACCGCCTGCCCTCAGGGCGTGGCCACCAGCTTCCTGGCGGCCCGGGCCCTGGAACGGGCCGCGCAGCAAAAGGGCTGGGAAGCCAGAACAGACATTCGCAGCCCGCAGCAACCACTGTCGTCCCTGCCCGAGGATGTCATCGAATCGTCGGATCTGGTCGTTGCCGCAACAGGAACACCAACGGACCTGAACGCCTACGCCAGCAAACGCCTCTATCAGGTCCCGGTAACGGCCGCCCTGCCCGATCCCGCGTCGATTCTGGACCAGGCCGAAAAGCAGGCCGAGCCCTATCAACCAACAGAGGCTTCACAGCCCGAGCCTGCCACCTCAGGTAGCGCAGGCAAACGCATTGTCGCCGTCACCGCCTGCCCCACCGGTGTTGCCCACACTTTTATGGCGGCAGAAGCCCTGACCGCCGCCGCGACCGCTGCTGGCCATCAGATCCGCGTGGAAACCCAGGGCTCCGTGGGCGCCCAGGATCCACTGACCGCTGAGGAAATCGAGGCGGCGGATCTGGTGATCCTGGCCTGTGATATCGAAGTCGACCCCAGCCGTTTTGCCGGCAAGCGCCTTTGGCGCACGTCCACCGGCAGCGCCCTGAAAAAACCGGGGCCCACCATTGATGAAGCCATGACCAATGCCTCTGTCGAGGAAGGCCAGAAAAAAGCGACCTCAGGAGGTGGTGGCGAGAAACGCGGCCCCTACAAGCATTTGCTGACGGGCGTATCTTTCATGCTGCCCATGGTGGTGGCCGGCGGCCTGCTGATCGCCCTGTCGTTTGTGTTCGGCATTGACGCATTCGAAGAGGAAGGCACCCTGGCAGCCGCGCTGATGCAGATCGGCGGCGGCACCGCCTTCCAGTTGATGATTCCTCTGTTGGCCGGCTATATCGCCTGGTCCATTGCCGACCGGCCAGGCCTGGCGCCGGGCATGATCGGTGGCTATCTGGCCAGTACCCTTGGCGCCGGTTTTCTTGGTGGCATCATCGCCGGATTCCTGGCCGGTTATGTGGCGCGCTTCATCAGCCAGAAACTGCCGATGCCAGAGAGTGTCGAATCCCTCAAACCCATCCTGATCATTCCGCTGCTGGCCAGTCTGGTCACCGGCCTTGGCATGATCTACGTGGTCGGCGAACCCGCTGCCGCCCTGATGGATGGGCTGACCAGTTTCCTGGAAGGCATGGGCACCACCAACGCCATCCTGCTGGGTGGCATTCTCGGAGCCATGATGTGCTTTGACCTGGGCGGGCCGGTGAACAAGGCCGCCTATACCTTCGGTGTCGGTTTACTCTCAGAAGGCAGCGGTGGTTCGGCCCCCATGGCGGCGATCATGGCCGCGGGCATGGTGCCGGCCATCGGTATGGGTGTGGCGAGCTTTATTGCTCGCGCCAAGTTTGCAGAGGCCGAACGGCAGGCCGGGCGGGCCTCCTTTGTGCTGGGGCTGTGCTTTATCTCTGAAGGTGCGATCCCCTTCATGGCCAAAGACCCACTGCGAGTTATCCCGGTGTGCATGGTGGGAGGCGCCATCACCGGAGCCCTGTCCATGCTGTTCACCGTCAAACTCATGGCACCCCACGGCGGTCTGTTCGTGCTCGCCATTCCCAATGCGGTAAGCACGGTACTGCCCTATGTGGCCGCCATTGCCATCGGTTCGCTGGTGATCGGGTTTGGCTATGCCATGATCAAGACCGGCAAGGCCGAGGTGGCAACCGCCTCCTCTTAG
- the pfkB gene encoding 1-phosphofructokinase, translated as MARVLTITLNPALDLNAETDSIRLGNVNRSRSTRLEAAGKGINLGRVLSRLGHTVTVSGLLGEINAAPFDRLFSSDILADHFVRIPGQNRINVKIAEGDGRVTDLNGPGFDVPADALDRLKARLGNLNNRFDAVAIAGSLPVGFPPEALAELVTLAREADIPVWLDTSGAGLTAGLKVLPDGIKPNTEELAEWAGHPLESLDAIAEAGRSLQATGIANVVISMGEKGVLWLSPKGNWQASPPPVTATSTVCAGDTLLAGMIHGLLERHHPEQVLSTATALSAECVRHIGVGDPMADDFTQLIQQTRVTLFTPWPGHNNGEMPS; from the coding sequence ATGGCCCGCGTACTCACCATCACCCTGAACCCGGCTCTGGACCTCAATGCCGAAACCGACTCAATCCGGCTGGGTAACGTGAACCGCTCTCGGTCCACACGCCTGGAAGCTGCCGGCAAAGGCATTAACCTGGGCCGTGTGCTGTCACGTCTCGGCCATACCGTGACCGTGTCCGGACTGCTGGGAGAGATCAACGCCGCGCCCTTCGATCGCCTGTTCTCGTCTGACATCCTGGCAGACCACTTTGTCCGCATCCCCGGGCAGAATCGCATCAACGTGAAAATTGCCGAGGGCGATGGTCGTGTGACCGATCTGAACGGGCCCGGATTTGACGTACCCGCGGATGCCCTGGACCGATTAAAGGCACGCCTGGGTAACTTGAACAACAGGTTCGATGCCGTTGCCATTGCTGGCAGCCTGCCCGTCGGCTTTCCGCCCGAGGCACTGGCGGAACTGGTCACCCTGGCTCGCGAAGCAGACATCCCGGTGTGGCTGGATACCAGCGGCGCAGGCCTCACAGCCGGGCTTAAGGTGCTGCCAGACGGCATCAAGCCCAATACGGAAGAGCTGGCCGAATGGGCCGGGCACCCTCTGGAGAGCCTGGACGCCATCGCCGAGGCAGGTCGCTCACTTCAGGCCACCGGCATCGCCAATGTGGTGATTTCCATGGGCGAAAAAGGCGTGCTCTGGCTGTCGCCGAAGGGCAACTGGCAAGCGTCGCCACCGCCCGTGACCGCCACAAGCACCGTCTGCGCCGGAGACACTTTGCTGGCCGGAATGATTCACGGCCTGCTCGAACGTCACCACCCGGAACAGGTGCTGTCGACCGCCACCGCGCTGTCGGCCGAGTGCGTTCGCCACATTGGCGTTGGCGATCCAATGGCCGACGACTTCACCCAACTGATTCAGCAAACCCGCGTCACTCTCTTTACCCCCTGGCCCGGGCACAACAATGGGGAGATGCCATCATGA